The Streptomyces sp. NBC_01689 genome includes a window with the following:
- a CDS encoding PhoH family protein: protein MTQTPTAHSPAQGQARAHFTVPAKHPMVTVLGSGDALLRVIEKAFPAADIHVRGNEISAVGDAGEVALVQRLFDEMMLVLRTGQPMTEDAVERSIAMLRASENGEGDGEETPAEVLTQNILSSRGRTIRPKTLNQKRYVDAIDKHTIVFGIGPAGTGKTYLAMAKAVQALQSKQVNRIILTRPAVEAGERLGFLPGTLYEKIDPYLRPLYDALHDMLDPDSIPRLMAAGTIEVAPLAYMRGRTLNDAFIILDEAQNTSAEQMKMFLTRLGFESKIVITGDVTQVDLPNGTKSGLRQVQDILDDVEDVHFSRLTSHDVVRHKLVGRIVDAYEKYDSENGTENGSHKGRGNAGHKGK from the coding sequence ACAGCTCACAGCCCCGCTCAGGGGCAGGCGCGCGCGCACTTCACCGTCCCGGCCAAGCACCCCATGGTGACTGTTCTGGGTTCCGGAGACGCTCTGCTGCGCGTGATCGAGAAGGCCTTCCCGGCGGCCGACATCCATGTCCGGGGAAACGAGATCAGTGCGGTCGGCGACGCCGGTGAAGTCGCTCTCGTCCAGCGCCTGTTCGACGAGATGATGCTGGTGCTCCGCACGGGGCAGCCCATGACGGAGGACGCAGTGGAACGCTCGATCGCCATGCTCAGGGCGAGCGAGAACGGGGAGGGCGACGGCGAGGAGACCCCCGCCGAAGTGCTCACGCAGAACATCCTGTCCTCGCGCGGCCGCACCATCCGACCCAAGACGCTCAACCAGAAGCGGTACGTCGACGCCATCGACAAGCACACCATCGTCTTCGGCATCGGCCCCGCCGGCACCGGCAAGACCTATCTCGCGATGGCGAAGGCCGTGCAGGCGCTCCAGTCCAAGCAGGTCAACCGCATCATCCTGACCCGCCCGGCGGTGGAGGCGGGCGAGCGCCTCGGCTTCCTGCCCGGCACGCTCTACGAGAAGATCGACCCGTATCTGCGCCCGCTGTACGACGCGCTGCACGACATGCTCGACCCGGACTCGATCCCCCGGCTGATGGCGGCCGGCACCATCGAGGTCGCACCCCTGGCCTACATGCGCGGCCGCACCCTCAACGACGCCTTCATCATCCTCGACGAGGCCCAGAACACCAGCGCCGAGCAGATGAAGATGTTCCTCACCCGCCTCGGCTTCGAATCGAAGATCGTGATCACGGGCGACGTGACGCAGGTCGACCTGCCGAACGGGACGAAGTCCGGCCTGCGCCAGGTCCAGGACATCCTGGACGACGTGGAGGACGTGCACTTCTCACGGCTCACGTCCCACGATGTCGTACGGCACAAGCTGGTCGGCCGTATCGTCGACGCGTACGAGAAGTACGACAGCGAGAACGGCACCGAGAACGGCTCCCACAAGGGCCGCGGGAACGCCGGACACAAGGGGAAGTAG